From the Rhinolophus sinicus isolate RSC01 linkage group LG02, ASM3656204v1, whole genome shotgun sequence genome, one window contains:
- the LRTM2 gene encoding leucine-rich repeat and transmembrane domain-containing protein 2 yields MLVLGSGPEQRIRLVLQWRQISWITCWITLYAVEALPACPFSCKCDIQSLEVDCSGLGLTAVPPDLPAATRTLLLLNNKLSALPSWAFANLSSLQRLDLSNNFLDQLPGSIFGDLTNLTELQLRNNSIRTLDRDLLQRSPLLRHLDLSINGLAQLPPGLFDRLPALRSLSLRSNRLQNLDRMTFEPLASLQLLQVGDNPWECDCNLRGFKHWMEWFSYRGGRLDQLACTLPKELRGKDMRMVPMEMFNYCSQLEDENSSAGLDSPGLPCTKASPESVKPKPGAEPEPEPSTACPQKQRYRPVSVRRAIGTVIIAGVVCGIVCIMMVVAAAYGCIYASLMAKYHRELKKRQPLMGDPEGEHEEQKQISSVA; encoded by the exons ATGCTGGTCCTGGGCAGTGGTCCTGAGCAGAGGATCAGGCTGGTCCTGCAGTGGAGGCAGATCTCCT GGATCACCTGCTGGATCACCCTGTATGCCGTGGaggccctccctgcctgccccttcTCCTGTAAGTGTGACATCCAAAGCCTGGAGGTGGATTGCAGTGGTCTAGGCCTCACCGCCGTGCCCCCTGATCTGCCCGCTGCCACCCGAACCCTCTTGCTCTTGAACAATAAGCTGAGTGCCCTGCCAAGCTGGGCTTTCGCCAACCTGTCCAGCCTGCAGCGGTTGGACCTATCCAATAACTTTCTGGACCAGCTGCCAGGCTCCATTTTCGGGGACCTGACAAATCTGACAGAGCTGCAGCTGCGCAATAACAGCATCAGGACCCTGGACAGGGACCTGCTGCAGCGCTCGCCCCTGCTCCGCCACCTGGACCTGTCCATCAACGGTCTGGCCCAGCTGCCCCCAGGCCTTTTCGACAGACTCCCGGCACTGCGCTCCCTGTCGCTGCGCTCCAACCGCCTGCAGAACCTTGACCGGATGACGTTTGAACCCCTAGCAAGCCTGCAGCTGCTGCAGGTTGGGGACAACCCCTGGGAGTGTGACTGTAACCTGCGTGGTTTCAAGCACTGGATGGAATGGTTCTCCTACCGAG GGGGCCGCCTGGATCAGCTTGCCTGCACCCTCCCCAAGGAGCTGAGGGGGAAGGACATGCGCATGGTCCCCATGGAGATGTTCAACTACTGTTCCCAGTTGGAGGATGAGAATAGCTCGGCTGGGCTGGATAGCCCCGGGCTACCCTGCACCAAGGCCAGCCCAGAATCTGTGAAGCCCAAGCCAGGGGCCGAGCCCGAGCCCGAGCCCAGCACAGCCTGCCCCCAGAAGCAGAGGTACCGGCCCGTGAGCGTGCGCAGGGCCATCGGCACAGTGATCATTGCCGGGGTTGTCTGCGGTATCGTCTGCATCATGATGGTGGTGGCTGCCGCCTATGGCTGCATCTATGCCTCCCTCATGGCCAAGTACCACCGGGAGCTCAAGAAGCGCCAGCCCCTCATGGGGGACCCGGAGGGTGAGCACGAAGAGCAGAAGCAGATCTCCTCTGTGGCATGA